A window of the Lolium perenne isolate Kyuss_39 chromosome 7, Kyuss_2.0, whole genome shotgun sequence genome harbors these coding sequences:
- the LOC139833082 gene encoding uncharacterized protein: protein MGLTKRPQPPLPSAVHRSAQDPHPVSPKVQMLKPLPSPFSAGKRFAQKELSPRAHPQVQLDPFRSKFRETLAAALSMDSDSDHHSGQQSAGNVSPVISQPNPKRDRMSDVHAGVNASLQIGPESEREVTTDGAAEARNGRIHKAQSLAVTIEEELFKLFGEVNKKYKAKSRSLVFNLKNKNNPALMERVLSGDIPPKCLCTMTKEELASKELSEWRMDKTSVQEEVKGSDDSVQDGVAETCNENTSSNLDYPVNEKSDMTEEPMVDDLQDTENLPEIMTLDEFLDLFYSETHFEDQSAGALQDDPSIDKADKALKSQSSPIAKDDAGALKFQFHSDLRSPQDTFESKLESPVKKSVSMLDPVVESKGDVIFESPPEKVDAEKSDTLNGLIPESDMQCKISPDAALIHGSIWEGAIKLSLTSRSRTNIVAIFKSGEKLSTNEWPRLLGINGKTSLSELKKYLEELPKSRRRAITCTCSQSGHWDAIKFKIGCNDGL from the exons ATGGGACTCACGAAAAGGCCACAGCCGCCGTTGCCTTCTGCTGTCCACCGGTCCGCGCAGGACCCGCACCCGGTGTCCCCGAAGGTCCAGATGCTGAAGCCACTGCCTTCACCGTTCTCTGCTGGCAAACGTTTTGCTCAGAAGGAATTGTCCCCAAGGGCTCATCCGCAGGTGCAGCTCGATCCATTCAGATCCAAGTTCAGGGAGACTCTGGCTGCTGCGTTGAGTATGGATTCTGATTCTGACCACCACTCTGGGCAACAATCTGCTGGAAACGTGTCACCTGTAATATCACAGCCCAACCCAAAAAGGGACAGGATGTCTGATGTTCATGCTGGGGTTAATGCATCTCTCCAAATCGGGCCAGAGTCTGAAAGAGAAGTTACCACTGATGGGGCAGCTGAAGCAAGGAATGGCAGGATTCATAAGGCCCAAAGTTTAGCAGTTACAATCGAAGAGGAGCTGTTCAAATTATTTGGAGAAGTTAATAAGAAATACAAGGCGAAAAGCAGATCGCTTGTGTTTAatctgaaaaataaaaataaccCTGCGCTGATGGAACGAGTCCTGTCTGGAGACATACCACCTAAATGCCTATGCACAATGACTAAAGAAGAGCTTGCTTCGAAGGAGCTTTCGGAGTGGCGGATGGATAAAACGAGTGTGCAGGAGGAGGTCAAGGGATCGGACGACAGTGTGCAAGATGGAGTTGCTGAGACATGCAACGAAAACACATCGAGCAATTTAGATTATCCAGTGAATGAGAAAAGTGACATGACGGAAGAACCTATGGTTGATGACTTGCAGGACACGGAGAATCTTCCAGAGATCATGACACTGGATGAATTCTTGGATCTCTTTTATTCAGAAACACATTTTGAAGATCAGTCCGCTGGAGCCCTGCAAGATGATCCTAGTATTGACAAAGCTGATAAGGCTTTGAAGTCACAAAGTTCTCCAATAGCTAAAGACGATGCTGGTGCATTAAAATTCCAATTTCATTCTGATTTACGATCTCCACAAGACACTTTTGAGTCCAAGCTAGAATCGCCCGTAAAAAAATCAGTTTCAATGTTGGATCCAGTTGTAGAATCAAAGGGAGATGTGATATTCGAATCCCCCCCTGAAAAGGTGGATGCTGAAAAATCAGATACTCTAAACGGTTTGATTCCTGAATCAGATATGCAGTGTAAGATAAGTCCTGATGCTGCATTGATTCATGGCAGTATATGGGAGGGAGCAATTAAGCTTAGTTTGACTTCACGGTCACGCACAAATATTGTTGCTATCTTCAAAAG TGGTGAAAAGCTATCTACAAATGAGTGGCCCCGCTTGCTTGGGATCAATGGAAAAACTAGCCTCAGTGAACTTAAAAAATATCTTGAAGAACTTCCTAAATCCAGGAGACGTGCTATAACG TGTACATGTTCACAGTCAGGGCACTGGGATGCCATAAAATTTAAGATTGGATGCAACG ATGGATTGTGA